A genomic window from Silene latifolia isolate original U9 population chromosome Y, ASM4854445v1, whole genome shotgun sequence includes:
- the LOC141628166 gene encoding putative mitochondrial protein AtMg00860, giving the protein MSWKFLGYIISGRGISVDQDKIEAVKSWPIPKNITEVRGFHGLASFYRRFIKNFSAVASPITECMKKGEFKWTENAQQAFKMIKKLLCEAPILRLPNFNCLFKVECDANGIGVRAMLIKEKKPVAYFSEKLSGAKLSYST; this is encoded by the coding sequence ATGAGTTGGAAGTTCTTGGGATATATTATCTCTGGGAGGGGAATTTCTGTGGACCAAGATAAAATTGAGGCAGTTAAGTCTTGGCCAATTCCTAAGAACATCACTGAAGTGAGAGGCTTTCATGGCCTAGCATCATTTTACAGAAGGTTCATTAAGAACTTCAGTGCTGTTGCTAGCCCAATTACAGAATGTATGAAGAAGGGTGAATTCAAATGGACTGAGAATGCTCAACAAGCATTCAAAATGATTAAGAAACTGCTGTGTGAGGCACCTATTCTCAGGTTGCCTAATTTTAATTGTCTGTTTAAAGTGGAATGTGATGCCAATGGTATTGGCGTAAGAGCTATGCTGATAAAAGAAAAGAAACCCGTGGCTTACTTCAGTGAAAAGCTGAGTGGAGCCAAGCTGAGCTACTCCACCTAA